AAATTTCTTTTCTAAATTCAGTATCTGGTATTAATTTAGAGGCATAAGACAAGAGGAAAGGTACCTGAACTGGACCAGCAGCTTTGAGGAGTCCCCCAACTCTTCCACCGATGATCTGACCATCTGAACCAGATAAACAAATGCTAAGGCCACCAGTTTTCCCACCGTGTTCGCTCCGAATATAAGATCCACTCAGTGAGAGGATCTCGTACTGACCCTGAATACAAGTTCGTAATTCTTAAACAAGTTAATAAAAGTATATGCAAATCTCACGCATGTGTGTAAGAATCTTTAGCTGTAATGGAAGTTTGATTGTAACAAAACCGGTATTAACTTCTCAAACACACATATTGCACTTGACACGAGGTGAAATACAATAGTCCCTAAAAGAGACCAGTTTTATAGGCTCTAAGATACAGTGAACAGAGAATTAATTCATCATCAGCTCAGAGAATTAAGATAGCCCTTCCCAAAGTCCAATCCTTTTTGTAGGAACAAGAGAATCACCTGATAAGATACACTGGTTCCTGTCGCGATGTGAGACAAGGATGCACTAGAGATGGCGCCAGATGCAGAAAGGATGCATATCTCATGCTTGCTTTGCTCAGCGAAAAGTATAATTTTCTGAGCCACATCCTATCAAATAAATCCAGTTTGTAATACCATCAGTGAAACAGCAGAATACCTTATGAACGAGCTCTATAGCAAAACCTGAAGCTGGATTGCGTTTAAAACCAAATCATAATATCAAAACCAGGCCTTCAAATTAGTACCATAGAACAACACTCACCTCACCAGGAGTTATACTAACAATGTGTGGAGTAAAACTTTGCCCAGTTTTCCCtgcaacaagaaacaaaaaaactaatatgaaactcaaaaataacaacaacaacaacaacaagagaacACCACTCTAGAAGGTAAACTGGTAATCAAAGTGATCTTAGAAACTGATTTGAATAAGTCAACAACAAGAGCAGATCAATGTTATTGCAAAACTGAAATGATGTGTACTGCCACAAGCTCAAATGTAAACAAAGGCAgcaaaataatacaatataagaaaacaaGAATCTACCAATTCTTCAATGTTTATGGAAGCAAAGAGAGTGTTTATGGAAACACAAGAATATAAAGAAGAGCTTTATTACCAAAACTAAAGCTATTTACTTCGCAGATCAAACCCTAGGAAGGAGAATCTAAACTAGATTATCACATAGAACTCGAGCAATTTTACGATTCAAGATCAATCTCACCATAAAGTTCATTACTTTACACAAAAGCCAAAAGGGTTTTCAAAAAGAGAGAGACTTTACGCACCGACATAGCCCGAGAGGCCCTTTCTCGACCCGGATTTAGACGGAGGAGGCGATACGCCGGCGGCGGCGGCTTGCTCCCTCCTCTCTCTAGCGGAGGAATTGCTCGCGGAGGACGCCAGTTTCTTAGCGGCCAGGGCCTGAGCAGGCGTATCGTACTTCCTGGGACGGCCTCTCTTCCTCTTGACGGGATCAATCGGAGCCGTGACGGCGGAGGAGGGAACGGAGTGAGGGTAGACAGGGAGAGAGGAGGAAGATCCATCGTTCGACGGTGGTGGGGATGTCAGATTACCATTGTTGGTGGAGGTGGTTGGCGGTGCGGCGGAGACGGTGGTGGGATTGTGGTGGTGGAAAGGATGGTAGTAAGGAGAAGTgagatggtgatggtgatgctgctgctgctgctgctgctgctgctggtgGTGCCTTTCGTTAGGTTCCATTGCTTTTTTAGATAAGagaggaagaaaaaaataaaaattgtattttttttcttttcttttcttctcttaatttttctttttcttttagggtttttatgctttacagatttttttatttcttttctataAACGAAAAGGTTGTCGTGTTGTCGTCTTCTGGGGTTTTGATGTGTTCTCAGCCGTTGGATTGTACTTTTGACTTCATTTGTTgactttttgtgtgtttcttctttttggtttaagtttattaattaGGGGTAAGCTGATCTTATCATTATATCTTCTTTAATTCTTCTACTTTGTCATTTCCAGTAGGCCTACCAGGCTACCACCACCACCTACGGATAGGGTGGCTGGACCATTTCTTGTTTGGTTCATTTCGACTCAACTCAATTCAGATTTGGAGGTACAAAAAAAGTGTGTGGACTGTGAAGGGGTTGTAACATCATACTAACTTTGGTGATCAAGCAAGCGGTCATAACCAGTGGCTCTAATGGTTTAGTGTATCGTGTATTACACTTTTGACGCCTCGATAAGATTTTATCTTAAAAGATCTTTTTAGTTTTCATAAGTATTGTTAATAcctttgttttcaaaataaagaTTTTATCTTATAAGATCTTTTTGGTTTTTACAAGTATTGTTACAATGTAATCCTTCGTTTTcaaaataaagatttttttttataatattcacacatattcaaaatataatgaatgtttataattatatttattatgtatttttactaTGCACTTTCAACAGCTATCAAATAATTTGGCATGATTAGTTCAATTGTGGTTGTAAAATTTACCTGTAAAATTTTAGTCGTAATTAAGTTGGTTGTAAAAGTGTTattgtagatttttttataaaggtTTTTGATGTATTCAAATTTGTTGTACCAGTAAGCCATAGGTTATagatattctaaaataaaataaactagatTCTAACCCGCACATCCGTGCCGgtaaaaatttcatttatagatattaaatatatattattttgtatataataatttatgataatatattgctgtcattttaaaaataaattaatagatgatatatagttctaaatattaaaatttaacatatgttaacaattttattttttgtaaaaattattatttaatttatgaataataatcattttaaaaggtgaatgatattttagtcACTTTAAacggtgaatgatattttatttatttatattaatgaaagtatttttcaaaatatattggttaccaattcaacataattttaatatgtttgcacaaaaaacataattttaatatgtaattcattaattacttatattttaatataatgtagaatatacttataaaatttataaaattaacatataatttcattattttgtttataataaaaatttaattaaaattaatttataatcatattatACTACTAATTGTGAAATTAATAagtgtattaattaaaagaatatttaaacttttaacaagattttgttagatttttttcaacagattttgttattcctaaaactaaaagttaaatttatagtttaaatagatttgttattaatatccttataattatttagaaatgatatacattaaataaactaatgtaaacaataaaaaaattatttgaatatatgaacATAGACTTCCAGTATGACTATTttgtagtagataaaaatggtaattatcttttaatagagaagatattttaatatttaattcatatattacgtctattttaatataatatagacataattataaaatttataaaaggttagcatataattttatttatctttgttttataataaatttgtatttaaaattaagtataataatattttattactaattacaaaattatttaatttattaattaaaagcaatatttaaaaaaattaattagatttTGTCAGATTTTttcaacatatttttaatttaatatctttataattattaaaattttagaaatcttatatattcaatagattaatgtaaataattaatatatatgtaatcaaGGAAATAAACCTCTTATGACTTTTTTGTGGTAGATAAAagtggtacttctcttttaatagagaagatatgTGAAATGTGTGatgtatatataaagtaattatttttaccgattaaaataatttattttttattttttataaattgtcaATATTTActgttatttaaaatgtgatatgtaaataatatttttgtcatttaaaatatttcataatttaaaaaacatccaaattaaattaaaatattatagatatttttagtatgattatctaatttatttgatattatagattattttattttatagattctatagtttataaaaaatgtAGATTTTTTGCATAAAATACATcagaaaaaaatttctttaattttttttattgtggctttaaaagtaaagataaaatataatttgtaaaaattaatagaaacttgttgtagattttaacttttaaagaTAAAGTTacaacatgattggtaaaatttaatgctttaaaaataaataaatctaaagTAGAGAGATAACCCAACCAATCATCTCCttgaaatattttcaatttgtttttaaagTGTACAAAAtcgtaaaacaaaaaaagtttaaaaagttgTGATTTGTGAAAGCACCTAACCAACTgtaaatcacattaaatatatatagggtttagtTATTAAATTCAACTGTGTTCAACACCTAACATAATCTACTTTAAGCAAAACCTTATGGTTTAGGATTACAGCGGATACCAGACGAAGATTTAGTCATTTAATTATCTTGTTAATGTCTTTAGACTCTTTACCGAGACAATATATAGTATGATCTACTAAGCAATGCACACCCAGCAAGAGTTCTTGACTCTAAAatggcttttagttttagaaGCCATTAGTTCTAGAGAGCTAATACGCAATGGATAGAAGACTTGTTCACTATTTGTCGAAGGTCACGGCAGATAAACGGcaaatgataaaagaaaaaaaaaattgaaagatcgatacaattattaaaataaaaagaggttCGTTCTCAGTAGAGTTAAACCCATAGTTGCAAATGTAACAACAAGACAGGAATGACTATCCGTGCTCCTTCAGTCCTTGTGCATCAGCATATCGACTAGCTATGCATGTGATTAGAGGTGATGACTTATGAGAGTAACTTTTTAAGTATATACGCATGAATGCATGagaacattttctttttttttttggtaaaagaacTCGAAAACTATTAATCTAATAAACGCCGCAGTAACGAAAAACGATGCTTGCAGCAAATTCAGAGCCTGTGCTCCCCGCAGGAAATATAAATTTCTGGACCTCTGCTTTTGTTCTTCCTAAAGGATGCTTGCAGCAAATTCAGAGCTTGTGCTCCCGCTTCCTATGGACTGGAAAAGTTACTGATCGTGGAGTTGCAAAGATTGCGTGGAGTACAGTTTGTTTACCCAAAAAAGAAGGAGGGCTTGGCTTTAGAAATCTAGAAATTTGGAACAAGACCCTCTGTCTGAAGCTGATCTGGAGGTTATATATCCCTAACCCATCTTTATGGGCTTCTTGGATTAAGAAGTACAGAATTGGAGATGAGAGTTTATGGAGTCTCGAAGCTAAAAATGCGGGTTCAGGGACATGGAGATCTCTCTTAAACCTGCGATCTTTAGCTACAAACTTCTTGAGAGCAGAGGTTGGAAATGGTGAAACCACAAGCTTTTGGTGGGATATTTGGACCCCTTTAGGTCGCTTAATCAATATATTCGGCGACACAGGTCCCCGTGAGCTCTCAATTCCTTTATTTGCTTCAGTTGCTGATAGCTGTGATGGAAATGGTTGGAGACTGAGAGGTGCGCGTTCGCCTGCTGCAGAGACCCTCCATATTCATCTCACGAGTATACATCTGCCGTCATCCTCACAAACTGAGGATGTATTTTACTGGCTCATTGATGGGGAGAACTTAGATGACTTCTCTGCCTCTCGAACATGGGAGGCGATTAGAAACAGAGCTCCTGCAGTCACTTGGTCAAACAGTGTATGGTTCAAAATGGCAACTCCTCGACATGCTTTCCTCATGTGGATCGCACAGAACGATAGGATGCCAACTAGAGTGAGGCTCGCAAGCTGGGGCCTTGGGATTTCATCAAACTGTTGCCTCTGTGACTCAGCGCCGGAGACCCGTGACCATCTGCTCCTGCGTTGTGACATCAGTAAACAGGTTTGGGTTTTGATTCTGAGAAGATTGGGGTATACTCACTCATGCTTCAtcacttggacatcttttattgAGTGGTTATCTCTCACGGATTTCACTACTCCACTGATACTTAAAAGAATTGTTGCTCACGCAACTATCTATAGTATCTGGGGGAAAGGAACAAACGTCTGCATGACGGAATCTCGTCTACACCTCAAATGTTGTATAAGCTCATTGATCGCCATATCAGAGATACAATCTTGGGGAAACAGCACAGCAAGAAGAGTTTCAAGAACCTTATGCTTTCTTGGCTGATGAATGATTAGAAAGTCTTTTGTTATGGGTTACACTTTGTTTTTATCCTTTTTTGCCAAAGTGCATCCCATCTAGCTTTAACTATTTTGTAAAATCTTACAAACTCTtctcatatttatatgaaattcaaattcttggcaaaaaaaaaaaaaaaaacgaagcaGACGACAGAGAGATCAGAGATGTATTCGAATGCATGAGAACATTCATTGCGTGATCATAGTTTCACGATTTATTTAggatctaattatataaaaaattgttcGGTTCCCTCCTGCAGTGTCCACGTGGAAAGTCCATCCCTATAGGGTTGACACGTGTCTTGCTTCTCCCCAGACCGTGATttattttctcctttttctctACTGTTTTGGGCTTCGGTAAACAGGCCCGTAAACAAGAGTGAAGAGGAACCCTAGATCGCGTTTACATCGTCGCCTCCGTCCTGTCTTTGCATTTCCGGTAACGGTTCAGACGAATCGGGTCGTTGCCACAGGGTTGGGTTAGATCGGGAGGTCATTAGAACAGGCGTGTCCTTGGCGATGGTGCAGGAGACGGAGAATGACGACCTTGAGCAGGACGTAAAGTTGAGAACTTTGGAGGGTGATGATCTCAAATGGGTCAATTgggaagaggaagatgatgatgaagaagatggagaagcgGAGGTTTCGAAACGGAGGTTCTGATCTCTCACAGTCAATGTCCTTCAAAGTCgactttttataaattatttaggaCAAAAGAATAGACAGATTGGTCAGAATTCTAACCACAGAAACAGATAAtgaatacatatacatatatacagtatatatataataggttgTTTGGTAGGATGATGAACATAGAATTAGATTTTTAGCACATGGTTTCgaaaaacatattcaaatgaACCATCACCTACCCTTATCTTTTACTTCAgcatattgtttttttctttttgctaattTTTTCCCCATCCTTCAGATTGAATTTCAGCGATCAAGTTCAGCAGACATCAGCAGCATAGATGATGGTGAGGTGGTACTGAACACATAGACTGTCATGGACCAAGTTTAAGCGTTAGTAGGGATCAAAGCTGAAGATAGGTTGCTTGACCGATTGAAATCTACTAAAACGACTTGATTTTAGTGCAAGTAATTCTGTCTCTGGTTTTTCTGGCTAAACAGTACCTTCAGTTTCTGTTTTTACTGGTTTTGGATGACACTAACTTTGTTTTATCTGCTTTCTCTGGTGTTGCTTCTCAGTTGGATTGATACCACCATGGATACGCACCTCTCTGATCCGATGGGAAAACATCTCTGGTATGCAATGTATCCCCAAGATTTTAGTCCGCCTTTTAGTAAGCTCACTTGCCTTAAGAATTCCCAGGTCTCTCTTAAACTTTTCTTCAGCAAGTGATGATAAGAGAACTCTTCTTCCCAATGTTCTTGGGAAATAAAACTCCTAGCCCTTCCTGTTCAGATTACATCTCCCTTTGATGCCTTCCCTAGATGCAGCTTATGATTATCAGTGTTTCCATAGACTTTTATCTAGATGAATCTGATTTAAGAGTTCTCTAATCTCTGGATACTTCTATAATCCCAATGCTCCCTTGAAGTTTTGGTTTTGTACAGGTAAAGAGAGTTCTTCACATTGTGGAGTTGGTGGTAAAAGGAAGCATAGGCATTTAAGTTGGAGGAAGGACCTGAATGGAGAGAAGGAAAATCAAAGATTCTCTTTAATGGCTGGACTGGTAATGGAAAGAACAAGCGAGATGGTGATTCAGAGCCCTCATCTGGTTCAGCTTCCTGTTAGAATGTGGGAAAGTCACTAGGCATAGATTCACAGAGTTGTCAAGGTACCTTACGAAAATGCAACTAATTATGCAGTATACTTGGAAGGGTATGTGAAAGATATCTATAAATGTTATTTAGCGATCCTGAAAATGCCAAAGCATTATAGAAATAAAGCGATCCAAGATTGAATTAAATTTTTGTCTTACATGTAACTAACCtagaaaaaactataaattgaATGTTGTCGCATGTTTAACAAGAAATTGCGAAAGACGGAAGAAgtgataaataattataaattaattttctatCTTTTCGTTATAAAGAAAAAGGAATTTCCAGTCAAGTAATTCAAAATCAATAAGACCtttttcttatcaaacaacttccaaaataaaatataaaacagtcGACATCATCAAATAAACATAATAAGAATATGTggaaaactaaaaccaaatcaataaaaacaaaggaAATACTCCTACAACTCATGCATTTATTTAGTTAGAATATTTGGTATTAACTTATATATCGAAATATGTATTTTACACTATATGTGATTttagatatacatatatatgtgattttagatataatttgaataaaaaataaaatattaaaataataataaaagttataaatgaattttactttgaataaaaataaataatacaatgtttttattcttatgtaaatgagttatatataatagttattaatttataattttagtagAACCATTTACATAAGAATTTTCTAAATCTTTATAAATCACGGGTTAGCCAAAACCAcagatttaataaatttatgaagccatgaaatttaataattatctaataataaattataaattaaaaaatgtattcTTAAATCTGTATTCtcacatatatacaaatatttgattaatatacCTATTAGGTTTCActaatactccatccgtttaaaaaaattagacatgttttaaaattttcacattttATAATAAaccatattaaaatttagttataaatgcatattttttgtacttttatatttcctatatttttaaactaataagatttttaaaaatgcaattaatttttttgaacttcaaattttttattattagttgacaaaaattgcattggaaatataaaaaaaattaactttttgaaacaattttttttctctagaacATGCATCTTTTTGAAATAGAGGGAGTATGGGTTAAgaatataatcttttttttacatCATAAAAATTTCCTAGGCCTATTAAACAGATGCATTAatacttaatattttaaatgaaagaTAAAAAAGTTAAAGATTAAGTGAGAGAGTATAtgcaatttatttaaataactatGTACTAACCTGATTggtatttttgaaaacataGTAATTGTaagacaaaataatatttaataatgaaaaattaaataaattgttcATATTTATtgagaatatttttattataattttacacCGAGTTGTAATccagaattatattttaactatagtTAGCTttgtaatatattgttttatggtaatagtttaataaatagcATAGTACATAGTGATATTCTTTATAGAAGTTTTAGTGTATTTAACTCCTATACAACGTTcgttatcaaaaattaaaataaaaaaagctcCTATACagtgttttaagaaaaaaaatttatttggtatgaaatatattttctaaataagagataatttagttttactaaaaacAGTGAATATTTGGTATTAgctttacttattataattttaataaaatatattataaacattaaataaaatataagaaagaaaaatttcctacgatagttttttttaagtttttgtcataaaaacaGCACTCAacgaaaaaaatgaccaaaatattttattaaagagcAAAAATACATTTAGAGTTAATGGGTtgagttaactaatctatactTTGTTTTAGAGTTAATGGGTTGAGTTTTGAgggatagagtttcaaatttttaaaattaaaaaattaatataaaacttttcaaaataaaaaaaggctattttgataatttttcttattaaacgttattttgtgaaaaaaacttaaaaaatgttatttaaaataattgccatataaaaaatgtaataaacaaaaacatgatATAAATGACATATCATATAAACAACAATCGTAAACAAGCAAAATATATCTTATCACATATAATCTCTTCTCACATAAAACtttctaaaagacaaaaaatcattattatatACAGTTCTTGCAAATGCAAACCTGAAACACAAATCATAAAATCGTACAAAACTTAATAACCA
This genomic interval from Brassica napus cultivar Da-Ae chromosome A6, Da-Ae, whole genome shotgun sequence contains the following:
- the LOC106348636 gene encoding AT-hook motif nuclear-localized protein 14 gives rise to the protein MEPNERHHQQQQQQQQQHHHHHLTSPYYHPFHHHNPTTVSAAPPTTSTNNGNLTSPPPSNDGSSSSLPVYPHSVPSSAVTAPIDPVKRKRGRPRKYDTPAQALAAKKLASSASNSSARERREQAAAAGVSPPPSKSGSRKGLSGYVGKTGQSFTPHIVSITPGEDVAQKIILFAEQSKHEICILSASGAISSASLSHIATGTSVSYQGQYEILSLSGSYIRSEHGGKTGGLSICLSGSDGQIIGGRVGGLLKAAGPVQVIVGTFQLEKKKDGGNDVKGDDASGSGSLLPSPSGGTESMHVYHPSMESSGRNLNNEHHTMTSGGALGGGGTHFMMQPPQGMHMSHARPSEWGGAGYDLSGMRGNGSSENGDYE